One segment of Macadamia integrifolia cultivar HAES 741 unplaced genomic scaffold, SCU_Mint_v3 scaffold1484, whole genome shotgun sequence DNA contains the following:
- the LOC122063868 gene encoding uncharacterized protein LOC122063868 — MNDEGECSSEAEGILGSHGDRPPDRGKQKKITDFWSVEHRLHSLQDPGEAPSVQHETETDSARNIAKGTEKQFQVEATIDALPVLRDGGIVQREKSYATVTKRTLPNIENLPDPIHAGPLTKVVIPQEAYEEKLQSFDFALIGRVNFRYISMNDVRSAAKEAWNLKGSVTLAPLGKGFILLRFEIEGDMSSMWKRGPVKVKGQVIRFQRWRPEFSIHDDHTQTKLVWIRYPELPMEYWHERILLSMAKASGRPVEIDRRTRNATMGSYARILVEVEIGGSRVEEIQVERKQPRTNTLFWFKQRILYEDEIDRCFFCKKLGHSINQCREKKDKERSDEGLRGDAAVNLDQGGGGRTEDGQISTATNPDVSCDMERVNLEGYIQPLLIKENTINNGDLPMGDSTTNLDGSMDRNQGDLEIFLPISHAPTTNAHDLFMVDNPLGEGGYGYGSDPAESDFSPSEKETQASEEENMNKAAGPIMVGVPENTGSEKVQRKLRPRKNRVSYTAARGGRTQVRGGKSGRTQNWGEEVHVVSSMASSQYLGGKMIIQHQEIAELDNAICRAEEESRKGKTIAVTGQASRSDRETVLHG; from the coding sequence ATGAACGACGAAGGAGAGTGTAGTTCTGAGGCGGAGGGAATTCTGGGATCCCATGGGGATCGGCCACCGGATAgaggtaaacaaaaaaaaatcactgatTTTTGGTCGGTTGAACATAGGCTTCATTCCCTCCAGGATCCTGGGGAGGCCCCTAGCGTACAGCATGAGACTGAAACAGATTCTGCCAGAAACATAGCGAAGGGGACTGAGAAGCAGTTTCAGGTGGAGGCTACCATTGACGCTTTACCTGTATTAAGGGATGGCGGGATTGTCCAGAGGGAGAAATCCTATGCTACGGTGACGAAGAGAACCCTTCCGAACATCGAGAACCTTCCAGATCCGATTCATGCAGGGCCCCTCACTAAGGTAGTTATCCCTCAGGAAGCATATGAGGAGAAGCTGCAAAGTTTCGACTTTGCGCTGATTGGGAGAGTCAATTTCCGTTATATTTCAATGAATGATGTGCGAAGTGCTGCCAAGGAGGCCTGGAATCTAAAAGGTAGTGTAACTCTTGCTCCCTTAGGGAAAGGCTTCATTCTTCTCCGATTTGAAATTGAAGGGGACATGTCATCGATGTGGAAACGAGGTCCAGTTAAGGTGAAGGGACAAGTCATTCGATTTCAGCGTTGGCGCCCAGAATTTAGTATTCATGATGACCATACCCAAACTAAATTAGTTTGGATTCGCTATCCTGAATTGCctatggaatattggcatgagcgAATTTTATTATCAATGGCAAAGGCCTCTGGCCGCCCTGTGGAGATAGACCGTCGGACGAGGAACGCTACTATGGGTAGCTATGCACGTATCCTTGTAGAGGTGGAAATTGGGGGTTCTCGTGTGGAGGAGATCCAGGTGGAGAGAAAGCAACCGAGAACGAACACTTTATTCTGGTTTAAACAGAGAATCTTGTATGAAGACGAGATTGACAGatgttttttttgtaaaaaactgGGTCACTCTATCAACCAatgcagggagaagaaagataagGAGAGGTCCGATGAAGGCTTAAGGGGAGATGCTGCTGTGAATTTGGACCAAGGAGGTGGTGGCCGAACCGAGGATGGGCAGATCTCAACGGCGACAAATCCTGATGTTTCTTGTGACATGGAAAGGGTTAATTTGGAAGGATATATTCAGCCTCTTTTGATTAAGGAAAATACCATAAATAATGGAGATCTTCCAATGGGAGATTCCACTACAAATTTGGACGGTAGTATGGATAGGAATCAAGGTGATTTGGAGATATTCCTCCCAATATCTCACGCTCCTACTACAAATGCCCATGATCTGTTTATGGTGGATAATCCACTTGGTGAAGgtggatatggatatggatcAGACCCAGCTGAATCTGATTTCTCTCCCTCTGAGAAGGAAACGCAGGCTTCTgaggaagaaaatatgaataagGCTGCTGGTCCGATCATGGTAGGTGTGCCAGAAAATACGGGGAGTGAGAAGGTACAGCGTAAATTACGTCCTCGCAAGAATAGAGTGTCGTATACCGCCGCTCGTGGAGGAAGAACCCAAGTCAGAGGTGGCAAGAGTGGGAGAACTCAAAATTGGGGCGAGGAGGTTCATGTGGTCTCTAGCATGGCGTCATCTCAGTACTTAGGAGGCAAGATGATTATTCAACACCAAGAGATTGCGGAATTGGATAATGCCATATGCCGGGCAGAGGAAGAAAGTAGAAAAGGGAAGACAATCGCAGTGACGGGGCAGGCGTCAAGGTCTGACCGTGAGACTGTGCTCCATGGGTGA
- the LOC122063872 gene encoding (-)-germacrene D synthase-like isoform X1 — MFVQASFAPFSNLFHCLVPPTQFIPNFRCLKRKISVHSSFAPSPNPNQHFVRNENTNIIHRLADFHPSIWGDHFITYAPSEMKYDHTCLEQIEELKENVRGMLVADAKESLKKLSLIDSLQQLGVAYHFEGEIKNVLEQINEATNGSFDSNGDLYTVALQFRLLRQQGYNVPCDGFNRFKISNGKFKEDLINDVSGMLSLYEATHLRVHGEDILDEALEFTSTRLKSIVIDDLKPPFATQVTNALEQPFHKGLPRLEARRYISVYQEDEKKNESLLKLAKLNFNLLQSIHAQELSQLSEWWKELDFISKLPWARDRLVECYFWTVGEYFEPYYGFARKFFTKICLLTSIIDDTYDVYGTLEELQLFTNEIERWDPNPNDQLPEYMKVLYSSLLDVYNEIEEDLRKDGQSYSVKCAKEAMKILVRAYFMEAKWFNDRYIPTFEEYMEVASITGGCTHLTVVACVGMGDFMTREVFDWVMDEPKLVKASNLIARLMNDITSHKFEQERGHVYSSVECYMEQNGVSEKEVIDVLNKKVEDAWKDINQACMKPTAFPMPLLLRCVNLARITDVSYKYKDGYTLSHEVLKEFITSLFIDPINV; from the exons ATGTTTGTCCAAGCTTCTTTTGCTCCCTTTTCAAACCTATTCCATTGTCTTGTTCCCCCAACTCAGTTCATTCCTAATTTTAGATGTCTTAAAAGAAAGATATCTGTCCATTCTTCTTTTGCACCCTCTCCAAACCCAAATCAGCATTTTGTTAGAAATGAAAACACAAATATCATTCACCGATTAGCTGATTTCCATCCCAGCATTTGGGGTGATCACTTCATCACATATGCTCCTAGTGAAATG AAGTATGATCATACTTGTCTTGAGCAAATTGAAGAGTTAAAAGAAAACGTGAGGGGGATGCTAGTGGCTGATGCTAAAGAGTCTTTGAAGAAACTGAGCTTGATCGATTCATTGCAACAGCTTGGTGTGGCATATCACTTTGAAGGAGAGATCAAGAATGTGTTAGAGCAGATAAATGAAGCCACAAATGGCAGTTTTGATAGTAATGGCGACCTCTATACCGTTGCTTTGCAGTTTCGTTTACTTAGACAGCAAGGGTATAACGTCCCTTGTG ATGGTTTCAACAGATTCAAGATTAGCAATGGTAAGTTTAAGGAAGACCTAATTAATGATGTGAGTGGAATGCTATCCTTGTACGAAGCTACACATTTGAGGGTACATGGAGAAGATATTCTCGATGAAGCCTTGGAGTTCACAAGCACTAGACTTAAATCCATAGTCATTGATGATCTAAAACCTCCTTTTGCAACACAAGTGACGAATGCCTTGGAACAACCTTTTCACAAAGGCCTGCCAAGACTAGAAGCTCGGAGATACATCTCTGTTTACCAAGAAGACgaaaaaaagaatgaatctCTTCTTAAGCTTGCAAAACTAAATTTCAATCTACTGCAGTCCATCCACGCACAGGAGCTTAGTCAACTGTCAGA ATGGTGGAAAGAATTGGACTTTATATCAAAGCTACCTTGGGCTAGAGATCGACTTGTGGAGTGCTACTTTTGGACAGTGGGGGAGTATTTTGAGCCTTATTATGGTTTTGCTAGAAAGTTCTTCACTAAAATTTGTCTCCTGACTTCGATCATTGATGATACCTATGATGTGTATGGTACACTCGAAGAACTTCAGCTCTTCACAAATGAGATTGAGAG GTGGGATCCTAACCCCAACGATCAACTCCCAGAATACATGAAGGTGCTCTACTCTTCACTTTTAGATGTTTACAATGAAATTGAAGAAGATTTGAGAAAGGATGGACAATCTTATAGTGTCAAATGTGCAAAAGAAGCG ATGAAAATACTAGTTAGAGCCTACTTCATGGAGGCCAAATGGTTTAACGATAGATATATTCCAACATTTGAAGAGTACATGGAAGTCGCATCAATCACAGGTGGATGTACCCATCTCACAGTCGTTGCCTGTGTTGGCATGGGAGATTTTATGACAAGGGAAGTCTTTGATTGGGTAATGGATGAACCTAAGCTTGTGAAGGCTTCAAACTTAATTGCCAGGCTCATGAATGATATAACCTCCCATAAG ttCGAGCAAGAGAGAGGGCATGTCTATTCTTCTGTTGAGTGCTACATGGAGCAAAATGGCGTCTCTGAGAAAGAGGTAATTGATGTGCTTAATAAAAAAGTGGAGGATGCATGGAAAGATATAAATCAAGCTTGCATGAAACCGACTGCCTTCCCAATGCCACTTTTGTTACGGTGTGTCAACCTTGCTCGTATAACTGATGTCAGCTACAAGTATAAAGATGGTTACACTCTATCACATGAAGTGTTGAAGGAGTTCATCACCTCATTGTTTATTGATCCCATAAATGTTTGA
- the LOC122063872 gene encoding (-)-germacrene D synthase-like isoform X2, translating into MLVADAKESLKKLSLIDSLQQLGVAYHFEGEIKNVLEQINEATNGSFDSNGDLYTVALQFRLLRQQGYNVPCDGFNRFKISNGKFKEDLINDVSGMLSLYEATHLRVHGEDILDEALEFTSTRLKSIVIDDLKPPFATQVTNALEQPFHKGLPRLEARRYISVYQEDEKKNESLLKLAKLNFNLLQSIHAQELSQLSEWWKELDFISKLPWARDRLVECYFWTVGEYFEPYYGFARKFFTKICLLTSIIDDTYDVYGTLEELQLFTNEIERWDPNPNDQLPEYMKVLYSSLLDVYNEIEEDLRKDGQSYSVKCAKEAMKILVRAYFMEAKWFNDRYIPTFEEYMEVASITGGCTHLTVVACVGMGDFMTREVFDWVMDEPKLVKASNLIARLMNDITSHKFEQERGHVYSSVECYMEQNGVSEKEVIDVLNKKVEDAWKDINQACMKPTAFPMPLLLRCVNLARITDVSYKYKDGYTLSHEVLKEFITSLFIDPINV; encoded by the exons ATGCTAGTGGCTGATGCTAAAGAGTCTTTGAAGAAACTGAGCTTGATCGATTCATTGCAACAGCTTGGTGTGGCATATCACTTTGAAGGAGAGATCAAGAATGTGTTAGAGCAGATAAATGAAGCCACAAATGGCAGTTTTGATAGTAATGGCGACCTCTATACCGTTGCTTTGCAGTTTCGTTTACTTAGACAGCAAGGGTATAACGTCCCTTGTG ATGGTTTCAACAGATTCAAGATTAGCAATGGTAAGTTTAAGGAAGACCTAATTAATGATGTGAGTGGAATGCTATCCTTGTACGAAGCTACACATTTGAGGGTACATGGAGAAGATATTCTCGATGAAGCCTTGGAGTTCACAAGCACTAGACTTAAATCCATAGTCATTGATGATCTAAAACCTCCTTTTGCAACACAAGTGACGAATGCCTTGGAACAACCTTTTCACAAAGGCCTGCCAAGACTAGAAGCTCGGAGATACATCTCTGTTTACCAAGAAGACgaaaaaaagaatgaatctCTTCTTAAGCTTGCAAAACTAAATTTCAATCTACTGCAGTCCATCCACGCACAGGAGCTTAGTCAACTGTCAGA ATGGTGGAAAGAATTGGACTTTATATCAAAGCTACCTTGGGCTAGAGATCGACTTGTGGAGTGCTACTTTTGGACAGTGGGGGAGTATTTTGAGCCTTATTATGGTTTTGCTAGAAAGTTCTTCACTAAAATTTGTCTCCTGACTTCGATCATTGATGATACCTATGATGTGTATGGTACACTCGAAGAACTTCAGCTCTTCACAAATGAGATTGAGAG GTGGGATCCTAACCCCAACGATCAACTCCCAGAATACATGAAGGTGCTCTACTCTTCACTTTTAGATGTTTACAATGAAATTGAAGAAGATTTGAGAAAGGATGGACAATCTTATAGTGTCAAATGTGCAAAAGAAGCG ATGAAAATACTAGTTAGAGCCTACTTCATGGAGGCCAAATGGTTTAACGATAGATATATTCCAACATTTGAAGAGTACATGGAAGTCGCATCAATCACAGGTGGATGTACCCATCTCACAGTCGTTGCCTGTGTTGGCATGGGAGATTTTATGACAAGGGAAGTCTTTGATTGGGTAATGGATGAACCTAAGCTTGTGAAGGCTTCAAACTTAATTGCCAGGCTCATGAATGATATAACCTCCCATAAG ttCGAGCAAGAGAGAGGGCATGTCTATTCTTCTGTTGAGTGCTACATGGAGCAAAATGGCGTCTCTGAGAAAGAGGTAATTGATGTGCTTAATAAAAAAGTGGAGGATGCATGGAAAGATATAAATCAAGCTTGCATGAAACCGACTGCCTTCCCAATGCCACTTTTGTTACGGTGTGTCAACCTTGCTCGTATAACTGATGTCAGCTACAAGTATAAAGATGGTTACACTCTATCACATGAAGTGTTGAAGGAGTTCATCACCTCATTGTTTATTGATCCCATAAATGTTTGA
- the LOC122063867 gene encoding cytochrome P450 71A1-like produces the protein MALQPLKLPWSEELQALQILQIFLFLFIPSLIILKLTRSAKTSNLPPSPPKLPFIGNFHQLGRLPHRSLRVLSHKYGPLMLLQLGSSPTLVVSSAEILQEIIKSQDVMFSSRPRMASGEKLLYGWSNIGFAPYGEFWRQVRKFCVLELLSVKRVQSFKFDRKEEVGFMIEKINHSCQMGNSVNMTDLLLITSNNLISRVVLGGKYKGEANNESKVWQLTRDLLETFGAFCMREFFPLFGWIDRFTGLDGKINKTFEGLDAFLDQVIQEHLTSKKDDKQSNQEDFVDLLLEARTNSTFNIPLTHNNIKAILLDMFIAGIDTTAIAIEWAMAELIRNPKVMKKAQEEVRRVVREKSSVEEDDLYQMDYLKSIIKESLRLYHPLPLIPRETAGDTNVNGYHIPSKTRVFVNAWAIQRDPKLWDNPEEFIPERFMDSPIDFKCQDFKYIPFGIGRRSCPGVSFGLVSSELILANLLYCFDWELPGNTKREDLDMTEGLGIVLYKKHPLYLLPKFYL, from the exons ATGGCTCTACAACCATTGAAGCTCCCATGGTCGGAAGAACTGCAAGCATTACAgattcttcaaatttttcttttcctcttcattccttctttaattattttaaaacttACTAGATCAGCCAAGACATCCAATTTGCCACCATCTCCACCAAAGCTTCCATTTATTGGAAACTTTCACCAGCTAGGGCGACTCCCTCATCGCTCTCTTAGAGTTCTTTCTCACAAGTATGGACCTCTTATGCTGCTGCAGTTGggttcttctccaactcttgtaGTTTCCTCTGCTGAGATTCTTCAAGAGATTATAAAGTCTCAAGATGTTATGTTTTCAAGTAGGCCAAGAATGGCTTCTGGTGAGAAGCTCTTATATGGCTGGAGCAACATTGGGTTTGCACCCTATGGTGAGTTTTGGAGACAGGTGAGGAAGTTTTGTGTACTTGAGCTCTTGAGTGTTAAGAGGGTACAGTCATTCAAGTTTGATAGGAAAGAGGAAGTTGGTTTCATGATTGAGAAGATAAATCATTCATGTCAAATGGGAAACTCAGTTAATATGACTGATTTGCTACTCATTACATCCAATAACTTAATCTCACGAGTTGTTTTGGGTGGGAAATACAAAGGAGAAGCCAATAATGAGAGCAAAGTATGGCAACTGACAAGGGATTTGCTAGAAACCTTTGGTGCATTTTGTATGCGTGAGTTCTTCCCATTGTTTGGATGGATTGATAGATTCACTGGCTTGGACGGAAAAATAAACAAGACTTTCGAAGGATTAGATGCCTTCCTTGATCAAGTGATCCAAGAACATCTTACAAGCAAAAAGGATGATAAGCAATCAAATCAAGAAGACTTTGTAGATCTTTTGCTCGAAGCTCGTACGAACTCGACATTCAACATTCCCCTCACTCACAACAACATCAAAGCAATCCTTCTG GACATGTTTATCGCTGGAATTGATACAACAGCCATAGCTATTGAATGGGCAATGGCAGAGCTTATTAGGAACCCCAAGGTGATGAAGAAAGCTCAAGAAGAGGTAAGAAGAGTGGTGAGGGAAAAATCCAGTGTCGAAGAAGATGATCTTTATCAAATGGACTATTTAAAGTCCATCATCAAGGAATCACTAAGATTATATCATCCTCTGCCCTTAATTCCACGAGAAACTGCTGGAGATACTAATGTCAACGGTTATCATATCCCTTCTAAGACAAGAGTTTTTGTTAATGCATGGGCAATACAGAGGGACCCCAAATTATGGGATAATCCAGAAGAGTTTATTCCAGAGAGATTTATGGACAGCCCAATTGATTTTAAATGCCAGGACTTTAAATACATTCCTTTTGGCATAGGGCGAAGGAGTTGCCCAGGAGTGTCTTTTGGCTTGGTATCCTCTGAGTTAATTCTTGCAAACCTCTTATACTGTTTTGACTGGGAATTACCAGGGAATACTAAAagagaagacttggacatgacTGAAGGTTTGGGGATTGTATTATATAAAAAGCAtcctctttatcttcttccaaAATTTTATCTTTAA